One Candidatus Campbellbacteria bacterium genomic region harbors:
- a CDS encoding sulfite exporter TauE/SafE family protein: MKNYTLHVSGTHCASCKILIEDILGNQDMVKGVHVNLKKEIVHIDTDSNSSPEELASLLTEKIKSHGYTLSVDKIIKEKQSDDIIWKAIPIGLVFLVLFFILQKSGILNLGIGGKTTPATSFIIGLIASVSSCLAIVGGLVLSLSAKVMQDDGKSAKKPFILFHLGRVLGFALLGGLLGLIGKAIGINFMFSAILGLIASTVMILLGLNLVGVFKKSKLTLPSNLFAYFRKVEHATIAPILIGIGTFFLPCGFTQSMQVAALSSGSFISGMGLMLAFALGTLPMLALLSFSSVSFAHSKHAPLFFKSAGVVVIGLGIFALLAGLAGIGIISPLFNI; encoded by the coding sequence ATGAAAAATTACACATTACATGTTTCTGGAACTCATTGTGCGTCATGCAAAATATTAATTGAGGATATTCTTGGTAATCAAGATATGGTCAAAGGTGTTCATGTAAATCTAAAAAAAGAAATTGTTCATATTGATACTGATAGCAATAGTAGCCCAGAAGAGTTAGCCTCACTGCTTACTGAAAAGATTAAATCACACGGCTACACTCTTTCTGTTGATAAGATTATTAAAGAAAAACAGTCTGATGACATTATTTGGAAAGCAATACCAATTGGCTTAGTGTTCTTGGTATTATTCTTTATTCTTCAAAAATCAGGTATTTTAAATCTTGGTATCGGTGGCAAAACTACACCCGCAACAAGTTTTATTATTGGACTCATAGCTTCAGTCTCAAGTTGCCTTGCAATCGTAGGAGGACTTGTTCTGTCACTTTCAGCTAAGGTTATGCAAGATGATGGTAAGTCTGCAAAAAAACCATTTATCCTATTTCACCTAGGTAGAGTGCTTGGATTTGCTTTACTTGGAGGATTGCTTGGTCTTATTGGTAAAGCAATTGGAATAAACTTTATGTTCTCCGCAATACTTGGACTAATTGCTTCAACAGTAATGATTCTCCTCGGTTTAAATCTTGTTGGAGTTTTCAAAAAGAGCAAATTAACACTACCAAGTAATTTATTTGCGTATTTTAGAAAAGTAGAACACGCGACTATTGCGCCGATCCTTATTGGTATAGGTACATTCTTCCTTCCATGTGGATTTACTCAATCAATGCAAGTCGCCGCACTTTCAAGTGGGTCATTTATTTCTGGCATGGGATTAATGCTTGCATTCGCCCTCGGTACACTTCCAATGCTCGCACTATTGTCTTTTAGTTCAGTATCATTTGCTCATTCAAAACACGCTCCATTGTTCTTTAAATCAGCAGGTGTCGTAGTGATCGGCCTTGGAATCTTTGCTTTACTTGCTGGTCTTGCAGGTATCGGTATTATTAGCCCTTTGTTTAATATATAA
- a CDS encoding multicopper oxidase family protein, translating into MKNKTPYIILALVIVVVIALFSFSKNTSLIKNNVTQNDSGKTAIESSFVDLKNGDTFDLTASYITRSINGTNQKMLAYNESIPGPTIRVAQGSEVTINFKNNTDIPQLLHSHGVRMDNAYDGSQMVQKEMKPGESFSYKLKFPDAGIYWYHPHVQEVYGQGLGLYGAFIVTPTDPAYFPAVNREIPLFLSDIPFENGSITLNKNKTSHTLMGHYGNIMLVNGDDNYILKAISGEVVRMYVVNSANARPYNFAINGLKLKLVGSDSGAYEKASFVNSVVLGPSERAIVDVLIPKAGTYEIQNQTPSKTYSLGTISASEEKINVSYEKEFNILQSNIATIKSIDPFRSYFNNTPDKNITLTLDMAGNMMGMQGMGHGNHMMSDGSSMGGSMMGSSPDGIEWDDSNQMMSAVTNTDSIKWKIKEQNTGKENKDINWTFKKDQPVKIRIFNDPNSMHPMQHPIHFHGQRFLVVSRNGIQQTNLAWKDTVLVKSGETVDIILDPSNVGTWMAHCHISEHLESGMMLQFTVEK; encoded by the coding sequence ATGAAAAATAAAACACCTTATATAATCTTGGCACTAGTAATCGTTGTAGTTATAGCTCTATTTAGTTTTAGTAAAAATACATCATTAATTAAAAATAATGTTACACAAAACGACTCAGGGAAAACAGCAATAGAAAGTTCATTTGTTGATTTAAAAAATGGAGATACATTTGATTTGACTGCTTCGTATATAACAAGAAGTATTAATGGCACAAATCAAAAAATGCTTGCATATAATGAGTCAATCCCTGGGCCAACTATTCGAGTAGCACAAGGATCAGAGGTAACAATAAATTTCAAAAACAACACAGATATTCCACAATTACTTCATTCTCATGGTGTGCGAATGGATAACGCATATGATGGATCGCAAATGGTGCAAAAAGAAATGAAACCCGGTGAATCATTTTCCTATAAATTAAAATTCCCTGATGCTGGTATATATTGGTACCATCCCCATGTTCAAGAAGTATATGGGCAAGGTTTGGGACTTTACGGAGCTTTTATTGTAACACCGACCGATCCCGCATATTTCCCTGCGGTAAACAGAGAGATTCCATTATTTCTTTCAGATATTCCATTTGAAAATGGAAGTATTACTTTAAACAAAAATAAAACAAGTCACACACTCATGGGACATTATGGCAATATTATGCTCGTAAATGGAGATGATAATTACATACTCAAAGCAATCTCTGGTGAGGTTGTAAGAATGTATGTTGTTAACTCAGCAAACGCTCGACCCTATAATTTTGCAATAAATGGTTTAAAACTAAAATTAGTAGGCAGTGATAGTGGTGCTTATGAAAAGGCGTCATTTGTAAACAGTGTAGTTCTCGGTCCATCTGAACGAGCAATTGTAGATGTACTTATACCGAAAGCAGGTACTTACGAAATACAGAATCAGACCCCTAGTAAAACCTACTCACTCGGAACTATTTCAGCTAGTGAGGAGAAAATAAATGTCTCATATGAAAAAGAATTTAATATTCTTCAATCAAATATAGCAACAATAAAAAGCATTGATCCATTTAGAAGTTATTTCAATAATACTCCAGATAAAAATATTACCCTTACTCTTGATATGGCAGGAAATATGATGGGAATGCAAGGTATGGGTCACGGAAATCATATGATGTCCGATGGATCTTCAATGGGCGGGTCAATGATGGGGTCTAGCCCTGACGGTATTGAATGGGACGATTCGAATCAAATGATGAGTGCCGTGACTAATACTGATTCCATCAAATGGAAGATTAAAGAGCAAAATACTGGAAAAGAGAACAAAGATATTAATTGGACATTTAAGAAGGATCAACCTGTTAAAATTAGGATTTTTAATGATCCAAATTCCATGCACCCAATGCAACACCCTATTCATTTTCATGGACAGCGATTTCTTGTAGTTAGCCGTAATGGTATACAACAAACAAATCTTGCATGGAAAGATACTGTTCTTGTTAAATCAGGAGAAACGGTTGATATTATTCTTGATCCTTCGAATGTTGGTACATGGATGGCACATTGTCACATTTCAGAACATCTTGAATCAGGAATGATGCTTCAGTTTACAGTTGAAAAATAA
- the ybeY gene encoding rRNA maturation RNase YbeY, with protein sequence MATHCTTTLKSTAPLSIQKEGRVFARVAEDVLGLSYELTIVFIGDTFSKRLNTTYRDKHKSTNVLAFPLSKTSGELYINIPCARREAARFESTILEHVHFLFIHGLLHLKGYDHSPTMEHLEQQYMKKYF encoded by the coding sequence ATGGCAACGCACTGTACGACAACACTTAAAAGCACCGCCCCTCTTTCAATACAGAAAGAGGGTCGTGTTTTTGCCCGTGTTGCGGAAGACGTCCTTGGATTATCCTATGAACTAACAATTGTTTTTATTGGGGACACTTTTTCAAAACGACTCAATACAACATACCGAGATAAGCACAAAAGCACGAATGTTCTCGCATTTCCCCTTTCAAAAACCTCTGGAGAGCTCTATATCAACATTCCTTGTGCTCGAAGAGAAGCGGCCCGTTTTGAATCTACCATTCTAGAGCACGTCCATTTTTTGTTTATACACGGACTTCTGCACCTCAAAGGATACGATCATAGTCCTACCATGGAGCATCTTGAACAGCAGTACATGAAAAAATATTTCTAA
- a CDS encoding cupredoxin domain-containing protein → MNKTVSIIIISALLIGIGIVVLGGSSKGGSETATGVQNSEIRDGIQYITIDAKAGYSPKVSTAKAGIPTKLIVKTNGTYDCSASLVIKSLNYQKILSQTGEETIDIGTPVAGTPLRGVCGMGMYNFLINFS, encoded by the coding sequence ATGAATAAAACTGTCTCAATCATTATTATTAGCGCACTTCTTATAGGTATAGGAATCGTTGTTTTGGGTGGATCTTCAAAGGGGGGCTCAGAAACTGCTACAGGAGTCCAAAACAGCGAAATAAGAGATGGTATACAATACATAACCATAGATGCTAAAGCAGGATACTCTCCAAAGGTTTCTACCGCAAAAGCAGGTATCCCTACAAAACTAATAGTGAAAACTAATGGTACTTACGACTGCTCTGCTTCTTTGGTTATTAAATCATTAAACTATCAAAAAATTCTTTCTCAGACAGGAGAAGAAACTATAGATATTGGTACACCTGTAGCAGGAACTCCATTGAGAGGGGTTTGTGGTATGGGGATGTATAATTTCCTCATTAACTTCAGTTAA
- the ftsZ gene encoding cell division protein FtsZ produces MATKIEPVVEAFARIKVVGVGGSGLNAVNHMINEKVRGVEFISINTDAQDLHHSNAKKKIHIGKNLTKGLGAGMDPSVGRRAAEETKEEIQEALKGADMVFVAGGLGGGTGSGASPVVAQVARELGALVIGVVTKPFSFEGLQRQRIAQQAIEELKKEVDSIIVIPNDRLFNVIQKDTTLKNAFSMCDEVLRQAVEGIADLITMPGIVNLDFADIRAVLQNTGSALMGIGLGTGERRAVEAAQQAINSPLLDVSVTGAKGVLFTIAGSDDLTMMEVHDAAKVITENVDKEAKIIFGAVKDERLKKNEIKVTVIASGFPEGNGVSPSLFTGAVRKEKEESGSIFNSFTKTTPVELKSKEKKNEIEELKEEVFVEEPKAVIEKNDLKPKAEIDEEDDWGAIPAFLRRKK; encoded by the coding sequence ATGGCTACCAAAATTGAACCAGTCGTGGAAGCATTCGCTCGAATCAAAGTCGTCGGTGTCGGCGGATCGGGTCTCAATGCTGTTAACCACATGATTAACGAAAAAGTTCGTGGTGTTGAATTCATCTCTATCAACACAGACGCGCAAGACCTTCACCACAGCAACGCAAAGAAAAAAATCCACATTGGAAAAAATCTCACAAAAGGACTCGGTGCAGGAATGGATCCAAGTGTTGGACGACGTGCCGCAGAAGAAACAAAAGAAGAAATACAAGAGGCACTCAAAGGCGCAGACATGGTGTTTGTTGCCGGAGGACTTGGAGGTGGAACTGGTTCAGGAGCATCTCCTGTTGTTGCACAAGTAGCCCGCGAACTCGGAGCGCTTGTTATTGGTGTTGTGACCAAACCATTCAGTTTTGAAGGATTGCAACGTCAACGTATCGCTCAGCAAGCAATTGAAGAGCTCAAGAAAGAAGTTGACTCAATTATCGTGATTCCAAACGATCGTCTCTTTAATGTTATTCAAAAAGACACGACACTCAAAAATGCATTCTCTATGTGTGACGAGGTGTTGCGTCAGGCGGTTGAAGGTATTGCCGACCTTATCACGATGCCAGGTATTGTGAACTTGGACTTCGCCGATATTCGCGCCGTCTTACAAAACACTGGTTCAGCCCTCATGGGAATTGGGCTCGGCACAGGTGAACGTCGTGCAGTTGAAGCCGCTCAACAAGCTATCAATTCTCCTCTTCTCGATGTATCAGTTACTGGGGCAAAGGGCGTGCTCTTTACGATTGCCGGTAGTGATGACCTCACTATGATGGAAGTACATGATGCAGCAAAGGTTATTACCGAAAATGTTGATAAGGAAGCAAAAATTATCTTTGGTGCCGTTAAAGATGAGCGTCTCAAGAAAAACGAGATCAAAGTCACTGTCATTGCATCTGGTTTCCCTGAAGGTAACGGCGTATCGCCATCTCTGTTCACAGGAGCTGTACGAAAAGAAAAGGAGGAATCGGGTAGTATTTTTAACTCATTCACAAAAACAACCCCTGTAGAATTGAAGAGTAAAGAAAAGAAAAACGAGATTGAAGAACTCAAGGAGGAAGTTTTTGTTGAGGAACCAAAAGCAGTTATTGAAAAAAACGACCTCAAACCAAAAGCAGAAATAGACGAAGAAGATGATTGGGGTGCTATTCCCGCATTCTTGCGACGCAAAAAATAG
- the ftsA gene encoding cell division protein FtsA: MSRTISTGLAIGTTTVRVVVSEYVKTDRGPLRRVIGIGFSESSGLRHGYVVDQEQVTKSVARALSQAQRAARVQIQNVILSVGGTGLESFTTVGSTSIARADSEITDLDVSRVLSASQEMLPEVARMNRKIIETIPLSYKIDGKEALGRVVGMRGLKLEVKTLFITILEQHLSDIIEAVESAGVEVREFVASPVASAIATLTKAQRIAGVVLVDIGSETVSLVVYENDTPLSLKVFPRGGNDITNDIALGLRISIEEAERVKMGTGMSVQYPKKKIDEIVNARLKDIFDLVQTHLKKMGKDGLLPAGIVLAGGGAQIPSIADIAKNVLGLPSRLGTIETNSTAHGQVYDPSWTVAYGLSIFGLSPDITKRSHSSLAGQNFKLLKNSGSRIGELIKKFLP; the protein is encoded by the coding sequence ATGAGTAGAACTATTTCCACAGGTCTTGCTATTGGGACAACGACTGTTCGCGTCGTTGTTTCAGAATATGTAAAAACAGATCGTGGTCCGCTACGTCGTGTTATTGGTATAGGGTTTTCAGAATCATCAGGATTACGTCACGGATACGTCGTCGACCAAGAACAGGTGACCAAAAGTGTTGCCCGGGCACTCTCTCAAGCCCAGCGCGCAGCGCGTGTACAAATTCAAAATGTTATTTTGTCAGTTGGTGGAACAGGCCTCGAATCATTCACCACAGTCGGTTCAACAAGCATTGCCCGTGCTGATTCAGAAATCACCGATCTTGATGTTTCGCGGGTACTTTCAGCAAGTCAAGAAATGCTTCCTGAGGTTGCACGAATGAATCGAAAAATAATTGAAACTATTCCCCTGTCATACAAAATCGATGGCAAAGAAGCACTCGGTCGTGTTGTTGGTATGCGCGGTTTGAAACTCGAAGTAAAGACGCTCTTCATAACCATCTTAGAGCAACACTTGTCCGATATAATCGAAGCTGTTGAAAGTGCAGGTGTTGAAGTTCGTGAGTTCGTCGCGTCACCGGTTGCATCAGCTATCGCCACACTCACCAAAGCACAACGAATTGCTGGAGTGGTACTCGTTGATATTGGCTCAGAAACAGTATCTCTCGTTGTGTATGAAAACGACACCCCTCTTTCACTCAAAGTATTTCCTCGAGGTGGTAACGACATTACGAACGACATTGCACTCGGATTACGCATCTCCATTGAAGAGGCTGAGCGCGTGAAGATGGGAACGGGCATGTCTGTACAATACCCAAAGAAAAAAATTGATGAAATTGTAAACGCGCGTCTTAAAGATATTTTTGATTTAGTACAAACACATTTGAAAAAAATGGGAAAAGACGGTTTACTCCCTGCAGGTATTGTACTCGCGGGAGGTGGTGCTCAAATTCCATCAATTGCCGACATCGCAAAAAATGTTCTCGGACTTCCCTCGCGACTCGGAACCATTGAAACAAACAGCACCGCACACGGGCAAGTATATGACCCCTCGTGGACGGTTGCATATGGCCTTTCCATCTTTGGACTTTCTCCAGATATAACAAAACGTTCTCACTCCTCACTCGCAGGACAGAACTTTAAGCTCCTAAAAAATAGCGGATCTCGAATTGGTGAGCTCATCAAAAAATTTCTTCCCTAA
- a CDS encoding FAD-dependent oxidoreductase, producing the protein MAYDVIIIGAGPGGAAAAVYAARKQLKTLLLCKEFGGQSIVSEDIQNWIGTPSISGADLAASFKNHVAQHSDFVTVREGVWVQSVEHKEGVFTVITDKETFTGRSVLITSGSTRRKLTVPGADTFENKGLTYCASCDGPLFSGQDVAVVGGGNAGFESAAQLLTYCKSVTILQHGDRYKADEVTVAKVLAHPNVIGILNTEVVEVKGEKFVTGIVYEDTTTHEKHELPVTGIFVEIGLMPSTSFVGSLVDVDDYKRIKIDPWTQRTSALGIWAAGDCSNIKYHQNNIAAGDAVRAIEDLYLYLKTGK; encoded by the coding sequence ATGGCGTACGACGTAATCATCATCGGAGCAGGACCTGGCGGAGCAGCTGCCGCTGTCTATGCAGCCCGCAAACAACTTAAAACACTTCTACTCTGTAAAGAATTCGGTGGACAAAGTATTGTCTCAGAAGATATCCAAAACTGGATAGGTACACCTTCCATTTCAGGAGCTGATCTTGCAGCATCTTTTAAGAATCATGTCGCGCAACACTCTGACTTTGTAACCGTACGCGAAGGTGTGTGGGTACAAAGTGTTGAACACAAAGAAGGTGTATTTACCGTCATCACAGACAAAGAGACATTCACAGGACGCTCCGTGTTGATTACAAGCGGTTCCACACGACGCAAACTTACTGTGCCTGGTGCTGACACATTTGAAAACAAAGGACTCACCTACTGCGCATCATGTGATGGCCCACTCTTTTCTGGACAAGATGTCGCCGTAGTTGGCGGAGGAAATGCAGGATTTGAAAGTGCCGCACAACTGCTCACCTACTGTAAAAGTGTCACCATCTTACAACACGGAGACCGCTACAAAGCGGACGAAGTAACTGTTGCAAAAGTACTCGCACATCCAAACGTCATAGGAATTCTGAACACTGAAGTTGTTGAGGTGAAGGGAGAGAAATTCGTTACAGGAATAGTATACGAGGACACAACAACACACGAAAAGCATGAGCTTCCTGTCACAGGTATTTTTGTTGAAATAGGCCTCATGCCAAGCACCTCCTTTGTTGGTTCTCTTGTTGATGTGGACGACTACAAACGTATAAAAATTGATCCTTGGACACAACGAACATCGGCACTTGGTATCTGGGCCGCAGGAGATTGTTCAAACATCAAATACCACCAAAACAACATCGCTGCGGGCGATGCGGTTCGCGCAATAGAAGATTTATATCTCTATCTGAAGACGGGAAAATAA
- the lepB gene encoding signal peptidase I yields the protein MLDPNEKNITSEKNSPEKNETSAHSWIARSFSSEIIRFVFIAVFVVLPIRIFIAQPFIVSGSSMDPTFKNGEYLIVDEISYRFEDPQRGDVVIFKYPLDTSKYFIKRIIGLPGEHLTITGNTIAVTSTKNPEVLRLDEAFLSHQTFGNVDIVLGKDEYFVMGDNRPASSDSRIWGPLKKEFITGRALVRLLPIKRTSLFPGSHTYLETNTTTTSTQ from the coding sequence ATGCTAGATCCAAACGAAAAAAATATTACTTCGGAAAAAAATTCTCCTGAAAAAAATGAAACGAGCGCGCACTCTTGGATTGCACGTAGTTTTTCATCAGAAATTATTCGTTTTGTGTTTATTGCCGTTTTTGTTGTGCTTCCTATTCGAATTTTTATTGCTCAACCATTCATTGTGAGCGGTTCATCCATGGATCCAACATTTAAAAATGGTGAGTACCTCATTGTTGATGAAATATCATACCGATTTGAAGACCCACAACGCGGAGATGTTGTCATCTTTAAGTATCCGTTGGACACATCAAAATATTTTATTAAGCGCATCATCGGACTTCCAGGAGAACACCTTACCATTACTGGAAATACTATCGCTGTAACAAGTACTAAAAATCCAGAGGTGCTTCGTTTAGACGAAGCGTTTCTCTCACATCAAACATTTGGCAATGTGGATATTGTTCTCGGAAAAGATGAATACTTTGTCATGGGAGATAATCGTCCCGCAAGTTCCGATTCGCGCATTTGGGGACCACTTAAAAAAGAATTTATTACAGGTCGTGCGCTTGTTCGCCTCCTCCCTATCAAACGCACATCTCTCTTCCCTGGCTCACACACCTATCTTGAAACCAACACGACAACCACTTCAACACAGTAA
- a CDS encoding four helix bundle protein, translating to MEPLHSYKDLVVWQKAISLAVATYALTNTFPRNELYSLTSQIRRSAVSIASNIAEGRYRGTRKDFLQFLRIAYASGAELETQLSIAQKVTTIPNEKYTEVNSLLNEAMCMLNVIIRRLNKPASQ from the coding sequence ATGGAACCACTCCATTCGTATAAGGATTTAGTCGTGTGGCAAAAAGCAATCTCACTTGCCGTTGCAACATACGCACTGACCAATACTTTTCCACGAAACGAACTATACAGTCTAACGTCTCAAATACGGCGTTCGGCTGTTTCTATTGCCTCAAACATTGCCGAGGGTCGTTATCGCGGAACACGAAAAGATTTTCTTCAGTTTTTACGAATAGCGTATGCGTCTGGAGCAGAACTTGAAACCCAACTCTCTATTGCTCAAAAGGTCACAACTATACCAAATGAAAAATATACTGAGGTGAATTCGTTGTTGAATGAGGCAATGTGCATGCTCAATGTTATAATACGGCGGTTAAACAAACCCGCTTCCCAGTGA
- a CDS encoding aminoglycoside phosphotransferase family protein, with amino-acid sequence MGFEQKKDLSSQEDGPNTEGFEGVVFEHLIEGSKIIGSGKDGVVFRLFPEEMDPPEVETLVHSGMLSENDIDSHAVKILKIYQRGKAREEYDLHARAFAVLQEAGGYDAGLCCVPTISSTTHQNLTERAQQLLNSYDAKLGREAELLLMEYVDGKDLGTVMYEHVLKHDGLDEVDYGDMTFDEKEAEVGRILGFERPNLEGKTPEEEQSARSITFARNEQKLIKHLRQSGFVLSPEVLTRIENTLAVLHKKGFYHNDLHKRNVMIGTDGRVFLIDFGRSGGHPEEGGLDDTAGIRMWKPLTMNEHAEVEQKRLQDKRQWNGVYGQMVKSQKYVEEMKKLQNDVAQHGVSELEKRVALTMGGGNKFEYFLVMLKALFGNTTTEEYVQYFITSLMSSETILHTPERKLVQRFFESGFWNETTT; translated from the coding sequence ATGGGTTTTGAACAAAAAAAAGATCTTAGTTCACAGGAAGATGGTCCAAACACAGAGGGGTTTGAAGGAGTCGTTTTTGAGCACCTTATAGAGGGTTCAAAAATTATTGGCTCAGGAAAAGATGGAGTTGTGTTTCGTCTTTTTCCGGAAGAAATGGATCCTCCTGAAGTTGAAACACTTGTACATTCGGGAATGTTATCTGAAAACGATATAGATTCCCATGCTGTGAAAATATTAAAAATATACCAGCGTGGTAAGGCTCGAGAGGAATATGATTTACATGCTCGCGCGTTTGCCGTTCTTCAAGAGGCGGGAGGATATGATGCGGGGCTATGTTGTGTACCTACTATTTCGTCCACTACACATCAAAACCTCACAGAACGCGCTCAACAACTTTTAAATAGTTATGATGCAAAGTTGGGGCGGGAAGCGGAACTTTTGTTAATGGAATATGTTGATGGTAAAGACCTTGGAACGGTTATGTATGAGCACGTACTCAAGCATGATGGATTGGATGAGGTCGATTACGGAGATATGACATTTGATGAAAAAGAGGCAGAGGTGGGGCGCATTCTTGGGTTTGAGCGCCCGAATCTTGAGGGAAAGACTCCGGAAGAAGAACAATCTGCTCGTTCAATTACGTTTGCTCGGAATGAACAAAAACTTATAAAACATCTTCGACAATCTGGTTTTGTGTTATCTCCAGAAGTCCTTACTCGTATTGAAAATACATTGGCTGTGTTACATAAAAAAGGTTTTTACCACAATGATTTACATAAGCGAAACGTTATGATTGGAACAGATGGGAGAGTATTTCTTATTGACTTTGGTCGTTCAGGGGGTCATCCCGAAGAGGGTGGTTTAGATGATACCGCTGGTATTCGTATGTGGAAGCCACTTACCATGAACGAACACGCTGAAGTGGAACAGAAACGCCTACAAGACAAAAGACAGTGGAATGGTGTATATGGTCAAATGGTGAAAAGTCAGAAGTACGTAGAGGAAATGAAAAAATTACAAAATGATGTTGCACAACACGGAGTATCGGAACTCGAAAAAAGAGTAGCTCTTACGATGGGTGGTGGAAATAAGTTTGAATACTTTCTTGTTATGTTAAAAGCGCTTTTTGGGAATACAACTACAGAGGAGTATGTGCAATATTTCATTACCTCACTGATGTCATCTGAAACAATACTACATACTCCAGAAAGAAAATTGGTACAACGTTTTTTTGAGAGTGGTTTTTGGAACGAAACTACAACATAG
- a CDS encoding aminoacyl-tRNA hydrolase yields the protein MKYLIVGLGNPGDEYEHTRHNVGRDVVTAFAEKMDFNAFEKESKATALIAKGKITSNIVECVLPETFMNKSGLAVAYMAKVRKIRPEYVVVVHDDLDIPLGSFKISFDRGSGGHRGIDSVMKQLKTRAFIRIRVGVTPTTPTGKLRKPQGEEKVIKFILGKVVKDDALALKKVTKKIIEALESIVLEGRAHAMNVYN from the coding sequence ATGAAATATCTTATTGTTGGTTTAGGTAACCCCGGAGATGAGTACGAACACACGCGACATAATGTTGGACGTGATGTTGTGACGGCGTTTGCAGAAAAAATGGATTTTAATGCGTTTGAAAAAGAATCAAAAGCCACCGCATTGATTGCAAAAGGAAAAATAACATCCAACATTGTTGAGTGTGTGCTTCCAGAAACGTTTATGAATAAATCAGGCCTCGCCGTGGCGTATATGGCGAAGGTTCGTAAAATACGACCTGAGTATGTGGTTGTTGTGCACGATGATTTAGATATTCCGCTAGGATCATTCAAGATTTCATTCGATAGGGGATCGGGAGGACACCGTGGTATTGATTCGGTTATGAAACAATTAAAGACACGCGCGTTTATTCGTATTCGCGTTGGGGTAACTCCGACAACACCGACAGGAAAATTGCGTAAACCGCAGGGTGAGGAAAAAGTAATAAAATTTATTTTAGGAAAAGTGGTGAAAGATGACGCACTCGCGCTCAAGAAAGTAACAAAAAAAATAATAGAAGCGTTGGAGAGTATTGTGCTTGAAGGACGTGCACATGCGATGAATGTGTACAACTAA
- a CDS encoding CapA family protein, translated as MKALKVFIAIGAFVGLAVVAVSFASHSTVTTAIASGVASLFRNKEPITLTFAGDIMLDRYIREMNADSGYQNILKNISPLLDQSDFVVANLEGPVTAYPSYSSGTLPAEPNNFVFTFSPSAVQTLSNAGVDAVSLGNNHILNFGTDGLEQTKKYLQEADLKYFGEPYTNSILTQDINGISVGFVAFNEFFPFNEEELVQSIENLSRTVDFVVVYTHWGSEYETTANAFQQQLAHRFIDAGADTVIGSHPHVIQNKELYKGKTIYYSLGNFIFDQYWKSTVRCGALVTLTITPPNMSYTTDESFTWLEKDGSTATSTCGAF; from the coding sequence ATGAAAGCTTTAAAAGTGTTTATTGCAATTGGCGCATTTGTTGGTTTGGCCGTGGTAGCGGTTTCTTTTGCGTCGCACAGCACTGTCACCACCGCCATTGCCTCTGGAGTTGCCTCTCTATTTAGAAATAAGGAGCCAATCACACTCACCTTTGCTGGAGATATCATGTTGGACCGCTACATTAGAGAAATGAATGCGGACAGCGGATACCAAAACATACTCAAAAATATCTCACCCCTTTTAGACCAGAGTGATTTTGTTGTAGCAAACCTTGAGGGTCCTGTGACTGCATATCCTTCGTACAGTAGTGGTACATTGCCGGCAGAACCAAATAATTTCGTCTTCACGTTCTCACCCAGTGCTGTTCAAACACTCAGCAACGCTGGTGTTGATGCGGTTTCTCTTGGGAATAATCACATTCTTAATTTTGGTACCGACGGTTTGGAGCAAACAAAAAAATATCTACAGGAAGCAGATTTAAAATATTTTGGAGAACCATACACCAATAGCATACTCACACAGGATATCAACGGAATATCTGTGGGATTTGTTGCTTTTAATGAGTTCTTCCCTTTTAACGAAGAGGAGTTGGTTCAAAGTATAGAAAACCTATCACGTACTGTTGATTTTGTTGTTGTGTACACTCATTGGGGGTCCGAATATGAAACAACAGCTAACGCATTCCAACAGCAACTCGCCCATCGCTTTATTGATGCCGGAGCTGACACGGTTATTGGTTCACACCCACATGTTATTCAAAATAAGGAACTATATAAAGGTAAAACAATTTACTATTCGCTCGGTAATTTTATTTTTGATCAATATTGGAAAAGCACTGTTCGGTGTGGAGCCCTCGTCACACTCACCATAACTCCACCAAACATGTCATATACCACTGATGAGTCATTTACATGGCTTGAAAAAGACGGCTCCACCGCAACAAGCACCTGTGGAGCGTTTTAA